A stretch of the Lactuca sativa cultivar Salinas chromosome 9, Lsat_Salinas_v11, whole genome shotgun sequence genome encodes the following:
- the LOC111898252 gene encoding succinate dehydrogenase assembly factor 2, mitochondrial: MSFWPYVNSFSCFYSSNGDVESLDFDLSNEESKRRLTNRLLYRSKQRGFLELDLVLRSWEENHIGSLDVKGIKSLITVLDVENPYLWKWLTGQEQPPEVVETNPIFNEVRSKVMNNLESYASKQTRATPGQPWVRGWDDFKKGRDSPDVGNQ, translated from the exons ATGAGTTTTTGGCCTTATGTTAATTCATTCTCTTGTTTCTATTCTTCTAATGGCGACGTCGAATCCCTAGATTTTGATTTGTCTAACGAAGAAAGCAAGCGAAGATTAACTAACAG GTTGTTGTATAGAAGCAAACAAAGGGGTTTTCTGGAGCTGGACTTAGTTCTACGAAGTTGGGAGGAGAATCACATTGGATCTTTAGATGTAAAGGGGATCAAATCGCTTATTACTGTCCTCGACGTG GAAAATCCATATTTGTGGAAATGGCTCACTGGACAGGAGCAACCTCCTGAAGTAGTAGAGACGAATCCT ATATTCAATGAGGTGCGTAGCAAGGTAATGAACAACCTGGAGAGCTATGCATCTAAACAGACAAGGGCTACACCTGGGCAACCATGGGTGAGAGGATGGGATGATTTCAAGAAAGGCCGTGATAGTCCTGATGTTGGGAATCAGTAG